Part of the Arsenicicoccus sp. oral taxon 190 genome, CACGTCGTGGTGCTGCCTGCGTCATGACGTCCGACCACGACCCGCGCCCCGTGAGCGAGACCGGCAGCGCCGCCCCCCAGGAGGGGGCGGCGCTGCCGCATGTGCCCGAGGCGGCGCGCCAGGTCTTCGGGGAGCGGCTGCCCCTGGCCGAGGGCTTCGTCGCGGCGCTGGCGAGCACCGGCGTGGAGCACGGGCTGATCGGGCCCCGCGAGGTCCCCCGGCTGTGGGAGCGGCACGTCCTCAACTGCGCGGTGGTCGCCGAGCTCGTCCCGACCGGCGAGGGCATCGTGGACATCGGGTCGGGCGCCGGCCTGCCGGGTCTGGCCCTGGCGATCGCGAGCCCCGGCAGCGAGGTCCACCTGGTCGAGCCCCGGCACCGCGCCACCGACTGGCTGACCCGGACCGCCGCGGCGATCGGCCTGGACAACGTCGTGGTCCACCAGGGTCGGGCCCAGGACGTCGTGGGCGACGTGGTGGCCCCCGTCGCCACGGCGCGGGCGGTGACGCGGATCGGTCAGCTGGCGCTGTGGTGCGCCCCCCTGCTGCCGGGCGGCGGCGTCCTGCTCGCCCTCAAGGGGTCCAGCGTGGAGCGTGAGCTGACGGAGGACGCCAGGGCG contains:
- the rsmG gene encoding 16S rRNA (guanine(527)-N(7))-methyltransferase RsmG — translated: MTSDHDPRPVSETGSAAPQEGAALPHVPEAARQVFGERLPLAEGFVAALASTGVEHGLIGPREVPRLWERHVLNCAVVAELVPTGEGIVDIGSGAGLPGLALAIASPGSEVHLVEPRHRATDWLTRTAAAIGLDNVVVHQGRAQDVVGDVVAPVATARAVTRIGQLALWCAPLLPGGGVLLALKGSSVERELTEDARALRAADVVELDIVRCGADVLEVPTTVARLVLAADHRPGVAVRGDGPGLRRGRAGKGRRRDSAS